In Labrus bergylta chromosome 1, fLabBer1.1, whole genome shotgun sequence, one genomic interval encodes:
- the mettl26 gene encoding methyltransferase-like 26 yields the protein MLSAAAAERNKEPILAVLRESVNTGRPLQALEISSGTGQHVTHFAQALRNTVWQPSEYDRQSLASIEAYRAHYQLHNVKPAIHLDASLPYQYWGGIQTESLDLVVNINMIHISPMACTEGLFKGAGAVLKPQGLLMTYGPYAVNGQITPQSNVDFDYSLRQRNPEWGLRDIAFLSSIAQRSGLFLEKIMDMPANNKCLLFRKESLV from the exons ATGCTGAGCGCCGCTGCCGCGGAGAGAAACAAGGAGCCCATCCTGGCAGTGCTCCGGGAGAGCGTGAACACCGGGAGACCCCTGCAGGCTCTTGAGATCTCCTCTGGTACCGGGCAGCATGTCACACACTTCGCTCAGGCCCTGCGGAATACAGTTTGGCAGCCCTCCGAGTATGACCGACAGTCACTAGCCAG TATAGAAGCGTACAGAGCTCACTACCAGCTGCACAATGTGAAACCAGCCATCCACCTGGATGCTTCTCTGCCCTATCAGTACTGGGGAGGCATCCAGACAGAGAGCTTAGATCTGGTAGTTAACATCAACATGATCCACATTTCTCCAATGGCTTGCACAGAG GGTTTATTCAAAGGGGCTGGGGCAGTGCTGAAGCCACAGGGTCTTCTCATGACATATggg CCATACGCAGTAAATGGTCAAATCACCCCTCAGAGTAATGTGGACTTTGACTACAGCCTGCGGCAGAG GAACCCAGAGTGGGGACTCAGGGATATCGCCTTCCTTAGTTCTATAGCACAAAGAAGTGGTTTATTCCTGGAGAAAATA aTGGACATGCCTGCAAACAACAAGTGTCTTCTGTTCAGGAAGGAGAGTTTGGTGTGA